Part of the Thermoanaerobaculia bacterium genome is shown below.
TCATCGCGTTCACGTCCTGGCGGGACGGAAAGTCCCGGATCTGGATCAAACAGCTCGTCGGCGGAGGCGAGACGCCGCTGACGGCGGGCCCCGATCGGCGCCCGCGCTTCTCTCCCGACGGTTCGTCGATCCTTTTCCTGCGGGACCTCGGCGCGACCCAGGCGGTCTACCGCGTGGGGTTCGTGGGCGGCGAGCCGCGCAGGCTCGTCGACGACGTCGTCGAAGCGGACTGGTCGCCGGACGGCCGGAAGATCGCCTTCTTCCGGCTGAGCACGACCAAGCGCGCGGTCTCCCGCTTCGGTCTCTACGACCTCGAAACCGGGAAGGAAACCGACTTCCCCGCGCTCGACGACATCGAGTTCTATTCGCCGCGATGGTCGCCCGACGGCCGGACGATCGGATTCTCGGAAGGAAACCTGAACCGGAATTCCGCCACGTGGCGCCTGCGACAGATCGATCCGGCGACGGGCCGCGTGTCGCCGCTCGGCCCCGACCGGCCGGGGTACGCGGTCGGCGGTCTCGCCTGGTCCGGGACCGGCGACCACCTCTTCTACATCCAGGCGGCCAGCATCATGGGGGACATCGCGGGCTCGGAGAGCCGGGTCTTCGACCTCGACCGGTCCTCCGGGCGAGCGCGGCCGGTCCTCTGGGCGGAGGGCCTCGCCGCGATCAACGCCTCGGCCGGCGAGGTCTCGCGGTGCGACGTGCTCTCCCGCGGCCGCCTCGTCTTCTCGCAGCGGCTGCGCCGCCAGAACCTCCGGGAAGCCCTGGCGGGCCGGGCGGGCGCGGCTGCCCGGCTCCTCACGGAAGGCAGCTCGATCGACCGCCAGCCGACGTACTCTCCCGACGGAAAACGCATCCTCTTCTCGTCCAACCGCAGCGGGAACCTCGACCTGTGGACGATGGAGCTCGAAACCGGGGCTCTCCGGCAGGTGACCGACGACAGCGCGCAGGACTGGGACCCGGCGTTCACGCCCGACGGCGCGCACATCCTCTGGGACTCCGACCGCACGGGAAATCTCGAGGTCTGGACCGCCAACGCCGACGGCAGCGGAGCGCGGCAGATCACCCGCGACGGCGTCGATGCCGAGAATCCCACGGAAACTCCCGACGGGCAGTGGATCGTCTACTGGAGCGGGAACTCTGAAAAGCGCGGCATCTGGAAGATCCATCCCGACGGGACCGGGGGCGTCCGCCTCGTCGAGGTCGACGGCGTCGGCACGGACGTCTCGCCCGACGGGCGCTACGCGCTCTACGTCGAGCAGAACCGGAGAAGGCTGAAGAACACCGTCCACTTCCTCGAAATCGGCTCGGGGCGGCCCGTGCCCTTCACGATCGCGGCGCCGTTCACGGTCGGCGCGCCCGGGATCATCTACGGGCGCGCCCGGTGGAGCCGCGATGGTAAATCCGTGTATTACGTGGGAGAGGACGCGGCGGGCCTGACGGGCGTGTTCGTCCAGGACTTCGCGCCCGGCGCCGATACTGCGGGCAGCCGTCATCCCGTCGCCGGATTCTCGCCCGAGTACGTCACGGAGTCGCTCGGCCTTTCGCCGGACGGTGCGCACCTGACGATCTCGACCGGCGAGGAGTTCGCATCGATCATGGTTGCCGACAACGTACCGGGCGCCGAAGCCCCGGTTCGAAAACCGCGCTGACCGGAGACGGCGACCGAATCTCGCGCGCTCGGGCGGCCGGTGGGTGTATTCGGCGTATTCGTCCCGAACGATCATCCGCCGCCTCGACCTCGATCCGGTCCGCTCGACGGCCGCGAGCGCCGGCCGCGAGATCGTGTCGATGACCGGAAGCGTCATGTCCGCGGCCCCCTCTCCGGACGGCCGAACGATCGCTTTCACCTCGCTTTCGCCGCAGGAGGACGTTTATGTCGTGCCGTCGGGAGGCGGAACGCCGGTTCAGCTCACCGACGACCCGGAATTCGATCGTTACGTCTCCTGGTCGCCCGACGGAAAGCGGCCGCTGTTCGAATCCCTCCGAAACGGCCGATACGAGACGTGGGCCATCCATCCCGACGGAAGCGGTCTCGAACCGCTGACCCGCACGACGCGCGAGGAATCCGGCTGGGTCCCTCTTCTCTCGCCCGCCGGCGATCGCCTCGCCACGAGCCTCGCCGACGGGATCGCGGTCTTCGACGCGCGTCAGGCGCTCCCCTGGGAACACCCGCAGCGGTTTCCGCCTCCGCCGGGGCCGCCCGGGACGAATTTCGGAGCCCTCGCCTGGTCTCCCGACGGGCGCCGGCTCGCCGGATACGTCTACCGGGGAAACGATCCCCCGCGCGCTGCGGTTCTCGACCTCGGCACGAAAGAGTACCGGCTCTTCGATCCGCCGTCGCGCACGGCGGCTGGTATCCCGACGGCCTCCGACTCCTGGTCATCCGGGAAAACCGCCTGGCCACGATCGATCTCGCCACGGGGAAAACCTCGCCCGTGTCCGCCAGCCCCGAGCTGGGCGCCAAGGCATGGGCAAGCCCCGGCCTGCGCATCGTCGTCGGTCTCGACGAGGACCGCCAGGCCGACGTCTGGCTCGCCGAGGAGCTGCCGTCGCGATAGGCTTTCTCGAGGCGGATCGGGGAAAGAGATCCCTTCGTGACCTTACAGGCAGGAACGCGGCTCGGCCCGTACGAGATCCTCTCCCCCCTCGGCGCCGGGGGGATGGGCGAGGTGTACCGCGCCCGTGACACTCGGCTCGGACGCGACGTCGCGATCAAGGTCCTCCCGGAGGCGTGGGCGGCCGATCCGGAGCGGCTTCGACGGTTCGAGGGGGAAGCGCGCGCCGCCTCGGCTCTCTCGGACCCGCACATCGTGGCCGTGTTCGACGTGGGAACAGCCGGCGGCGTGCAATTCTTCGCGACGGAGCTCGTCGACGGAACCGATCTCCGGGCGCAGATGGGCGATCCGATGCCGGTCCGGAAGGTCCTCGACCTCGCGGAACAGGTCGCCTCGGGGCTCGCGGCCGCCCACGAGAAAGGGATCGTGCACCGGGACTTGAAGCCGGAAAACGTCCTCGTCACGAGGAAGGGGTTCGCCAAGGTCGCAGACTTCGGGCTCGCAAAGCTCACCGAAGCGGGCGGCGCGAGCGGGTCGCAGGTCCCCACCTCCGACGGCGTCGCGACGGCGCCCGGGATCGTGATGGGAACGGTCGCCTACATGTCGCCGGAGCAGGCGCGCGGCGCCGCCGTCGATTTCCGCTCCGACCAGTTCGCCCTGGGCGCGATCCTCTGGGAGATGCTGACCGGCCGGACCGCGTTCCGGCGCGCCAGCACCGCGGAGACCCTTGCGGCGATCCTGCGCGAGGATCCGGAGCCGCTTGCGACGGCCGCTTCCGGCACGCCGCCGCCGCTTCGGTGGCTCGTCGAGCGCTGCCTCGCGAAGGACCCCGGAGGGCGGTATGCGTCGACCTCCGACCTGCACCGGGAGCTCGAATCGATCCGCGATCATCTGAGCGAGACCGTTTCCGGTCCGGCCGCGGCCGCGCCGGCGGCCGCCGAACCGAAACGCCGATCGCGAATCCTCGCTGGCGCCGCACTCGTCGCGGCTCTCGCTGCGGGCGCGATGCTCGCGAAGATCTTCTGGAAACCTCCGCCGCGCGAGCCTCCGGCCTACGATCAGGTAACGTTCCAGACAGGCAACATCTGGAACGCGCGCTTCGCCCCGGACGGGAAGACGATCCTCTATTCCGCGCGCGTCAAGGGCGGTCCGCGGCGGACGTACATGACGCGGACGGACAGCACCGACTCGACCGAGCTCGCCTGGCCCGAAGGCACCGTCTACTCGATCTCTTCCACGGGACAAGTCGCCCTGGGCGTGATGCACCACCCCGCGACGTTGGCGACCATGCTCACCGAGACGACGCTCGCGGGCGGAGCGCCGCGGCAGATCCTCGACGGAGTCGTGGATGCCGACTGGTCTCCCGACGGCGCGGAGCTCGCCGTCGTGCACCAGGTCGCGGGGCGCGGGCGGGTCGAGTATCCGATCGGAAACGTGCTCTTCGATCCCGGTCCAGCGGCCTCCGTCGACGCGCTGCGCTTCTCGCCGGACGGGAAGCGCCTCGCAATCGTGGTCACGCACGGATCCGAGGCGAGCCTCGCGCCGGGGACGCAGTCGGTCGAGGTTTCCGACGTCGGGCGGCGCAAGACGAGCGTTCTCGCCTCCGGCTGGCAGACCCTCGGCGGTCTGGCATGGAACCCGTCGGGACGCGAAATCTGGTTCTCCGCGCGTCCCGCCGGCGCGGCGACCGGAACCATGAGCGTACACGCGGTCGATCTCTCGGGGAACGTCCACGTCATCACGCGAACTCCCGGGGTCCTTCTTCTCGAGGACGTCTTTCGGGACGGCCGCGTACTTGTGAGCCAGAATTTCTGGCCGAGCTCGATCGTTTTCCGCGCTCCGCGCGCCGCGGCGGAGACCGACCTTTCCTGGCATGAAGATGCCGTGGCGACGGATCTTTCCGCCGACGGCGCGACGATGCTCCTCACGGAAGCGGGAATCCGCCAGGGCGCGACAGGCGCGACCCTCCTTCGGAAGACCGACAGCGCATCGCCGCCGGTTCGGCTGGGCGCCGGCCGGTCCGTGCGGCTGTCGCCCGACGGAAAATGGGCAGTCGCGCTTTCGGCGGATCCGCAGCGGGCGATCGTTCTGCTTCCGACCGGCGCCGGTCAGGAGATCAACCTGACGGCGCCCGGCGTCGCGGTCTCCAACGCCGACTGGTTCCCCGACTCACGGAGGCTCCTTCTCTTCGCCAGCGATCCGGGGCACCCGACGCCGAGGATCTTCGAGCAGCCGATCTCCGGCGGACCTCCCCGGCCGTCTCCCGTCCGCGCGACATCGCTCGGCCGCATCTCGCCCGACGGCAGGGCGATCGCCGCGCATGGCCCTTCCGGTACCATCGAGATCTTCCCGCTCGACGGGGGCCCCTCCCGACCCGTGGCGAACACCGCTCCGAACGATCAGATCGTTCGCTGGAGCGGCGACGGCTCGGCGCTCTTCGTCCGGACGGGGACCGCACCCGCACATCTCTTTCGGCTGGACGTCCGCACCGGAAAGCGCGACCTCCTCGCCGATCTGGGTCCGGCGGATCGGGCCGGCGTTCTCTTCATCCAGGGACCCCTCGTGACGGCCGACGGGAAGGGCTACTCCTACTCGTACGGCCGGTATCTCAACAATCTCTACGTGGTGACAGGGCTGCGATGAGGCTCCGCGCCGGCTCGCGCCTCGGCCCCTACGAAATCCTCTCTCCGCTCGGCGCCGGCGGCATGGGCGAGGTGTATCGCGGGCGGGACTCGCGGCTCGGACGCGAGGTCGCGATCAAGATCCTTCCGGAAGAGTTCGCGGGCGATTCCGAGCGACTCCGCCGGTTCGAGGGAGAGGCGCGGGCCGCCTCGGCGCTCTCGGACCCGCACATCGTCACCGTTTTCGACGTCGGCGCGGCCGAAGGCGTCCACTTCTTCGCCACGGAGCTCGTCGACGGAACCGAGCTCCGGGCCCTCATGGGCGAGCCGATGCCCGTCCGGAAGATGCTCGACCTCGCCGGGCAAATCGCCTCCGGGCTCGCGGCGGCGCACGAGAAGGGGATCGTGCACCGGGACCTGAAGCCGGAAAACGTCCTGATCTCGAAGACGGGACTCGCGAAAATCGCCGATTTCGGCCTCGCCAAGTTCGCGCAATCGGCCGACGCGGGCGTGTCGCAGCTCCCCACCTCCGACGGCGCCGCGACCGCGCCCGGGATCGTGATGGGCACGGTCGCCTACATGTCGCCCGAGCAGGCGCGCGGCGCTGCGGTCGACGTCCGCTCGGACCAGTTTTCCTTCGGTTCGATCCTCCATGAGATGCTGACGGGGCGTCCTGCCTTCCGGCGCGGCAGCGCCGCCGAGACGCTCTCGGCGATCCTGCGGGAGGATCCAGAGGCGCTTCCGAGCAGCGTTCCTCCGCCGCTGCGGTGGATCGTGGAGCGCTGTCTCGCGAAGGACGCCGGCCAACGCTATGCCTCGACACGCGATCTCGCTCGCGACCTCGCGACGCTTCGCGAGCGCCTCCCGGAGGCGGCGAGCACCGCGGTCGCCGTGTCGCCCGCCCGCCCCCGCCGCGGCGCGCGAGCGAAACGCGCCGCGATCGCGGCCGCGCTCCTCGCCTCGTGGGCCGGCGTCTTCCTGGCCACGCGCGTCCGGCGCTCCCCGGCGCCTTCTTTCCAGCGTCTCACGTTCCGGCGGGGGACCATCGGAACGGCCCGCTTCACGCCGGACGGGAAGACGATCGCCTACAGTGCCTCGTGGGATGGGGCTCCGGAAGAGATCTTCACGGCGCGCGTGGAAAGCCCCGAGTCGCGGCCGCTCGGGCTCCCGGATTCCGGACTGTTCGCCTGTTCGGCGTCGGGGGAGCTCGCGATCGCGCAGAAACAGGGGGACGGCCGCGGCCGCGCGCTCGCCCAGGTCTCCCTCGGCGGCGGCGCGCCCCGGACTCTCGTCGAGAATGTGACGGCGGCCGACTGGTCCCCGAAGGGCGACCGGTTGGCGGTCGGGATAAGGGCTTTCGGGACCGTGATGGGCGAGGCCGCCGACCATGTCGAGTACCCGCCGGGTACGACGGTATTCAAGGCGAAGCGGCTGGTCGGCGACGTTCGAATTTCTCCCTCGGGCGACCGGCTCGCGATTCTCGACGCCGACGAAGACGGCAGAGGCGACATCCTGGTGATCGACACCCGGGGGAAGACGCTCCTCACGACGAGAGTCTGGGGAAGCGTCGCCGGCCTCGCCTGGGCGCCGAAGAAAGACGAAATCTGGTTCTCCGCTGCGGAAACGGGCACCGCAACGTCGCTGCGCGCGATGGACCGCTCGGGGAAAGTCCGGCAGGTGGCGGGCATTCCGGGAGCCGTGACGCTGAAGGACATCTCGCGCGACGGCCGGGTTCTCCTCTCGAGGGACACGATCCGTTCGCAGCTCGCCGGCCTCTTTCCGGACAGGGCCCAGGAGGTCGACCTCTCGTGGCTCGACGCTCCGTGGATCTCCGACATTTCGGCCGACGGCAGGACGCTGCTCTTCACCGAGTCGGGAGAAGGGGCCGGCGCCGTGTCCGCGGTCTATCTGCGCAAGACCGACGGGTCCCCCGCGGTTCGCCTGGGAGAAGGCTCCGCCATTCATGGCGGCCTCTCGCCGGACGGCAAATGGGTACTGGCGAC
Proteins encoded:
- a CDS encoding protein kinase, coding for MTLAAGVKLGPYEIVSPLGAGGMGEVYKARDTRLNRQVAVKVLPESVARDRDALARFEREAQAVAALSHPNILAIHDFGEQDGTAFAVTELLQGETLRETLSGGSLPLRKTIDLSRQICAGLAAAHAAGIVHRDLKPDNVFVTNDGRVKILDFGLAKPLTGRGVAADETHSPTVSAYTEPGTVMGTVGYMSPEQVKAQAVDHRSDIFSFGAVLYEMLTGRRAFQRETSAETMTAVLREDPPELSETGRPIPPALDRVVRHCLEKKPEQRFQSASDIAFALEEPSGTVTGASAAVRAPRRAGAAIAVVGIAAGILAGFLLARGLRAPSAGDPVRVHALTFSGADSDPAASPDGKLIAFTSWRDGKSRIWIKQLVGGGETPLTAGPDRRPRFSPDGSSILFLRDLGATQAVYRVGFVGGEPRRLVDDVVEADWSPDGRKIAFFRLSTTKRAVSRFGLYDLETGKETDFPALDDIEFYSPRWSPDGRTIGFSEGNLNRNSATWRLRQIDPATGRVSPLGPDRPGYAVGGLAWSGTGDHLFYIQAASIMGDIAGSESRVFDLDRSSGRARPVLWAEGLAAINASAGEVSRCDVLSRGRLVFSQRLRRQNLREALAGRAGAAARLLTEGSSIDRQPTYSPDGKRILFSSNRSGNLDLWTMELETGALRQVTDDSAQDWDPAFTPDGAHILWDSDRTGNLEVWTANADGSGARQITRDGVDAENPTETPDGQWIVYWSGNSEKRGIWKIHPDGTGGVRLVEVDGVGTDVSPDGRYALYVEQNRRRLKNTVHFLEIGSGRPVPFTIAAPFTVGAPGIIYGRARWSRDGKSVYYVGEDAAGLTGVFVQDFAPGADTAGSRHPVAGFSPEYVTESLGLSPDGAHLTISTGEEFASIMVADNVPGAEAPVRKPR
- a CDS encoding protein kinase, giving the protein MTLQAGTRLGPYEILSPLGAGGMGEVYRARDTRLGRDVAIKVLPEAWAADPERLRRFEGEARAASALSDPHIVAVFDVGTAGGVQFFATELVDGTDLRAQMGDPMPVRKVLDLAEQVASGLAAAHEKGIVHRDLKPENVLVTRKGFAKVADFGLAKLTEAGGASGSQVPTSDGVATAPGIVMGTVAYMSPEQARGAAVDFRSDQFALGAILWEMLTGRTAFRRASTAETLAAILREDPEPLATAASGTPPPLRWLVERCLAKDPGGRYASTSDLHRELESIRDHLSETVSGPAAAAPAAAEPKRRSRILAGAALVAALAAGAMLAKIFWKPPPREPPAYDQVTFQTGNIWNARFAPDGKTILYSARVKGGPRRTYMTRTDSTDSTELAWPEGTVYSISSTGQVALGVMHHPATLATMLTETTLAGGAPRQILDGVVDADWSPDGAELAVVHQVAGRGRVEYPIGNVLFDPGPAASVDALRFSPDGKRLAIVVTHGSEASLAPGTQSVEVSDVGRRKTSVLASGWQTLGGLAWNPSGREIWFSARPAGAATGTMSVHAVDLSGNVHVITRTPGVLLLEDVFRDGRVLVSQNFWPSSIVFRAPRAAAETDLSWHEDAVATDLSADGATMLLTEAGIRQGATGATLLRKTDSASPPVRLGAGRSVRLSPDGKWAVALSADPQRAIVLLPTGAGQEINLTAPGVAVSNADWFPDSRRLLLFASDPGHPTPRIFEQPISGGPPRPSPVRATSLGRISPDGRAIAAHGPSGTIEIFPLDGGPSRPVANTAPNDQIVRWSGDGSALFVRTGTAPAHLFRLDVRTGKRDLLADLGPADRAGVLFIQGPLVTADGKGYSYSYGRYLNNLYVVTGLR
- a CDS encoding protein kinase: MRLRAGSRLGPYEILSPLGAGGMGEVYRGRDSRLGREVAIKILPEEFAGDSERLRRFEGEARAASALSDPHIVTVFDVGAAEGVHFFATELVDGTELRALMGEPMPVRKMLDLAGQIASGLAAAHEKGIVHRDLKPENVLISKTGLAKIADFGLAKFAQSADAGVSQLPTSDGAATAPGIVMGTVAYMSPEQARGAAVDVRSDQFSFGSILHEMLTGRPAFRRGSAAETLSAILREDPEALPSSVPPPLRWIVERCLAKDAGQRYASTRDLARDLATLRERLPEAASTAVAVSPARPRRGARAKRAAIAAALLASWAGVFLATRVRRSPAPSFQRLTFRRGTIGTARFTPDGKTIAYSASWDGAPEEIFTARVESPESRPLGLPDSGLFACSASGELAIAQKQGDGRGRALAQVSLGGGAPRTLVENVTAADWSPKGDRLAVGIRAFGTVMGEAADHVEYPPGTTVFKAKRLVGDVRISPSGDRLAILDADEDGRGDILVIDTRGKTLLTTRVWGSVAGLAWAPKKDEIWFSAAETGTATSLRAMDRSGKVRQVAGIPGAVTLKDISRDGRVLLSRDTIRSQLAGLFPDRAQEVDLSWLDAPWISDISADGRTLLFTESGEGAGAVSAVYLRKTDGSPAVRLGEGSAIHGGLSPDGKWVLATPLGSTDPPLLLLPTGAGEARRLSLEPLVERDGEAVSWFPDSRRFTVCGMEKGHKRRCWSVDIESGKARPLTPEGVQGVTWWAPVSPDGKTMLVTDARNESRAPGGAGGSTAAFYSLETGEIRPVKGWGAAKATRCVWSPDGRAILTHTHEKGGGTKLARFDIAGGRWDVIKQLSLGDSAGQVSVIEPVVTPDGKWYAYSYFRNLGDLYLADGLR